The following proteins are encoded in a genomic region of Cataglyphis hispanica isolate Lineage 1 chromosome 1, ULB_Chis1_1.0, whole genome shotgun sequence:
- the LOC126852284 gene encoding uncharacterized protein LOC126852284 isoform X1, producing the protein MFITVIMTMRLSAMCPLIFLLVGVNAAGIGEAWQITPYLKSVHPDHSFWPRLDSSAFEVRTVSGVGHLAPFDESRDAQKHSELATSSSAEQNVLPDNENASHVENKNLERFRKLLEDSSYSDDEEDNEDAIPIRKIFQKSFITKILHAHEEDKDDDELFMKEKEETRGTARIRRQAENGTSMEKVSTTKSVREARLNSPETWSTSVQPISVEFRHRIPLDQVIRQQQEEEEAAALSNSYRRHQAPRADFVTGQHYRRSYPEYRESRDMPITKNYDDYDPMSWYRNAIRERDYEYPSYRRGYSYHYPDRYRMERDYYARLPNDQYYYDRYDRYREDDFDLYGRNRPTPKPRRIIYYATLPEVVRKPVDLRNYPRYDKTSVTRDDAFKRIPGNVDPSRYRYRQSYGNYDPYAKRSSYYDRPYEYPEGDSRRVRVSTKENLSSERKVSNLIAIRDNGDKLPWPVQIGTEVSIKNDERIPGRKIFGESNGAYDRFQSAQLQKAPDATGSSELQSDN; encoded by the exons ATGTTTATAACTGTG attatgaCGATGCGCTTATCGGCCATGTGTCCCTTAATTTTTCTGCTGGTTGGAGTTAACGCGGCCGGCATTGGCGAGGCTTGGCAAATTACACCATATTTGAAATCCGTCCATCCGGATCATTCCTTTTGGCCACGATTGGACTCTTCAGCATTCGAAGTCCGCACCGTGAGCGGAGTAGGTCATCTTGCCCCATTCGACGAATCACGAGACGCTCAAAAACATTCAGAACTCGCTACATCAAGTTCCGCAGAACAGAACGTTCTTCCGGATAATGAAAACGCTTCTCATGTTGAGAATAAAAACCTCGAACGTTTCCGAAAACTTTTGGAAGATTCATCTTATAGCGATGACGAAGAGGATAACGAAGATGCCATACCTATccggaaaatatttcagaaatcaTTTATAACGAAAATTTTACACGCACATGAAGAAGACAAGGACGATGACGAATTATTTAtgaaggagaaggaggaaaCCAGAGGAACCGCGCGTATTCGTAGACAAGCGGAGAACGGGACGAGCATGGAAAAGGTCTCGACGACCAAGAGCGTGCGCGAGGCTCGCCTGAACTCACCTGAAACATGGTCGACTTCGGTGCAACCGATCTCGGTCGAATTTCGTCATCGTATCCCGCTGGATCAGGTGATCCGGCAACAGCAGGAGGAAGAAGAGGCCGCCGCTCTGTCCAATAGCTATCGAAGGCATCAAGCACCACGAGCGGACTTTGTGACGGGCCAGCATTATCGACGAAGCTATCCGGAATATCGCGAGTCCAGGGATATGCCGATCACCAAGAACTACGACGACTACGACCCGATGTCCTGGTACAGGAACGCGATACGCGAGAGGGATTATGAGTATCCGTCGTATCGTCGAGGATACAGCTACCACTATCCCGATCGCTACCGGATGGAGAGAGATTATTACGCGCGTCTGCCCAACGATCAGTATTACTACGATCGTTACGATCGTTACAGAGAGGACGATTTCGATCTCTACGGTAGAAATCGACCCACGCCAAAGCCCAGACGGATCATTTACTACGCCACCCTACCGGAGGTCGTAAGGAAGCCGGTAGATCTGAGAAATTATCCACGATACGACAAGACATCGGTCACTCGAGACGATGCCTTTAAACGCATACCCGGCAACGTCGATCCCAGCAGATATCGATACAGACAATCGTATGGCAACTACGATCCTTACGCGAAGAGATCGAGCTATTACGATCGTCCTTACGAATATCCCGAGGGCGACTCGCGGCGGGTCAGAGTGTCGACCAAGGAGAATTTGAGCAGCGAACGGAAGGTGAGCAATCTCATTGCTATCAGGGACAACGGCGACAAACTACCCTGGCCCGTGCAGATCGGCACGGAAGTCAGTATTAAGAACGACGAGAGGATTCCCGGAAGGAAGATCTTTGGCGAATCGAACGGCGCTTACGACAGGTTCCAGAGCGCTCAGTTACAGAAAGCCCCGGACGCCACGGGATCCAGCGAACTCCAAAGCGACaattaa
- the LOC126852284 gene encoding uncharacterized protein LOC126852284 isoform X2, protein MTMRLSAMCPLIFLLVGVNAAGIGEAWQITPYLKSVHPDHSFWPRLDSSAFEVRTVSGVGHLAPFDESRDAQKHSELATSSSAEQNVLPDNENASHVENKNLERFRKLLEDSSYSDDEEDNEDAIPIRKIFQKSFITKILHAHEEDKDDDELFMKEKEETRGTARIRRQAENGTSMEKVSTTKSVREARLNSPETWSTSVQPISVEFRHRIPLDQVIRQQQEEEEAAALSNSYRRHQAPRADFVTGQHYRRSYPEYRESRDMPITKNYDDYDPMSWYRNAIRERDYEYPSYRRGYSYHYPDRYRMERDYYARLPNDQYYYDRYDRYREDDFDLYGRNRPTPKPRRIIYYATLPEVVRKPVDLRNYPRYDKTSVTRDDAFKRIPGNVDPSRYRYRQSYGNYDPYAKRSSYYDRPYEYPEGDSRRVRVSTKENLSSERKVSNLIAIRDNGDKLPWPVQIGTEVSIKNDERIPGRKIFGESNGAYDRFQSAQLQKAPDATGSSELQSDN, encoded by the coding sequence atgaCGATGCGCTTATCGGCCATGTGTCCCTTAATTTTTCTGCTGGTTGGAGTTAACGCGGCCGGCATTGGCGAGGCTTGGCAAATTACACCATATTTGAAATCCGTCCATCCGGATCATTCCTTTTGGCCACGATTGGACTCTTCAGCATTCGAAGTCCGCACCGTGAGCGGAGTAGGTCATCTTGCCCCATTCGACGAATCACGAGACGCTCAAAAACATTCAGAACTCGCTACATCAAGTTCCGCAGAACAGAACGTTCTTCCGGATAATGAAAACGCTTCTCATGTTGAGAATAAAAACCTCGAACGTTTCCGAAAACTTTTGGAAGATTCATCTTATAGCGATGACGAAGAGGATAACGAAGATGCCATACCTATccggaaaatatttcagaaatcaTTTATAACGAAAATTTTACACGCACATGAAGAAGACAAGGACGATGACGAATTATTTAtgaaggagaaggaggaaaCCAGAGGAACCGCGCGTATTCGTAGACAAGCGGAGAACGGGACGAGCATGGAAAAGGTCTCGACGACCAAGAGCGTGCGCGAGGCTCGCCTGAACTCACCTGAAACATGGTCGACTTCGGTGCAACCGATCTCGGTCGAATTTCGTCATCGTATCCCGCTGGATCAGGTGATCCGGCAACAGCAGGAGGAAGAAGAGGCCGCCGCTCTGTCCAATAGCTATCGAAGGCATCAAGCACCACGAGCGGACTTTGTGACGGGCCAGCATTATCGACGAAGCTATCCGGAATATCGCGAGTCCAGGGATATGCCGATCACCAAGAACTACGACGACTACGACCCGATGTCCTGGTACAGGAACGCGATACGCGAGAGGGATTATGAGTATCCGTCGTATCGTCGAGGATACAGCTACCACTATCCCGATCGCTACCGGATGGAGAGAGATTATTACGCGCGTCTGCCCAACGATCAGTATTACTACGATCGTTACGATCGTTACAGAGAGGACGATTTCGATCTCTACGGTAGAAATCGACCCACGCCAAAGCCCAGACGGATCATTTACTACGCCACCCTACCGGAGGTCGTAAGGAAGCCGGTAGATCTGAGAAATTATCCACGATACGACAAGACATCGGTCACTCGAGACGATGCCTTTAAACGCATACCCGGCAACGTCGATCCCAGCAGATATCGATACAGACAATCGTATGGCAACTACGATCCTTACGCGAAGAGATCGAGCTATTACGATCGTCCTTACGAATATCCCGAGGGCGACTCGCGGCGGGTCAGAGTGTCGACCAAGGAGAATTTGAGCAGCGAACGGAAGGTGAGCAATCTCATTGCTATCAGGGACAACGGCGACAAACTACCCTGGCCCGTGCAGATCGGCACGGAAGTCAGTATTAAGAACGACGAGAGGATTCCCGGAAGGAAGATCTTTGGCGAATCGAACGGCGCTTACGACAGGTTCCAGAGCGCTCAGTTACAGAAAGCCCCGGACGCCACGGGATCCAGCGAACTCCAAAGCGACaattaa